A section of the Arcobacter roscoffensis genome encodes:
- a CDS encoding DNA translocase FtsK — protein sequence MAKKIISLIVLFILVYFEYATFFSSKEIVGQFGSTFATYSLDYFGFLGYIYLFLFIYTLYVVNFKKDFDLKDFVVNISVVLLILFVSLTLQALLVEGEYSGKIGNILIDTLSPFIGRAGLFIFVIVGYVISFMVAFENSEVDFSKVKNLKNRLKLKESTNNAKKIENQRRTKRKEQKVRVTETGNVAEITLEKDLQQNESNEFAIKPDMYEVIEEVKDETLNLQTNTTFSNKHEEVIQDIDNNQELKEEIPEVQASPEQHSVIVDELEENRKLLDDIELGQTEKPKDFKLPPTKFFQKGPKDNKSKVSESVIDQKICDLLDKLSMFKIEGDVVRTYTGPVVTTFEFKPAPNVKVSKILNLQDDLAMALKAQTIRIQAPIPGKDVVGIEVPNEDSQIIFLREMLDSELFQNAKSPLTMILGKDIVGKPFVTDLKKLPHLLIAGTTGSGKSVGINSMILSLLYKNSPDTLKLVMIDPKMLEFSMYNDIPHLLTPVITKAGDAINALSNMVSEMERRYTLMSQTKTKNIENFNEKALKHGHDKMPYIVVVIDELADLMMTSGKDVEYSIARLAQMARAAGIHLIVATQRPSVDVVTGLIKANLPSRLSYKVGQKVDSKIILDSMGAESLLGRGDMLFTPPGTSGLVRIHAPWSKEEEIEEVVEFLKAQREVEYDMNFIKDSNSSSLGATSSDAELGDLDELYEDAKQVVLTDKKTSISYIQRKLRIGYNRAATIVEQLEQTGVLSEANTKGNREILV from the coding sequence ATAGCTAAAAAAATTATTTCACTAATTGTATTATTTATCTTAGTATATTTTGAATATGCTACATTTTTTAGTAGCAAAGAAATTGTAGGGCAATTTGGCTCTACTTTTGCTACTTACTCATTGGATTATTTCGGCTTTTTGGGATATATATATTTATTTTTATTTATTTATACTTTATATGTAGTAAATTTCAAAAAAGATTTTGATTTAAAAGATTTTGTTGTTAATATTTCTGTTGTTTTACTTATTTTATTTGTATCTTTAACTCTTCAAGCTTTACTAGTTGAAGGTGAATACAGTGGAAAAATAGGAAATATTTTAATTGATACATTAAGTCCTTTTATTGGTAGGGCAGGGCTATTTATTTTTGTAATTGTAGGATATGTAATATCTTTTATGGTTGCATTTGAAAATAGTGAAGTTGATTTTAGCAAGGTTAAGAATTTAAAAAATAGACTTAAATTAAAAGAATCAACTAATAATGCTAAAAAAATAGAAAATCAAAGAAGAACAAAAAGAAAAGAACAAAAAGTAAGAGTAACAGAAACAGGTAATGTTGCAGAAATTACACTAGAAAAAGATTTACAGCAAAATGAATCAAATGAGTTTGCTATAAAACCTGATATGTATGAAGTAATAGAAGAAGTTAAAGATGAAACTTTAAACCTTCAAACAAATACAACTTTTTCAAATAAGCATGAAGAAGTAATACAAGATATAGATAATAATCAAGAATTAAAAGAAGAAATTCCAGAAGTACAAGCTTCACCTGAGCAACACAGTGTAATTGTAGATGAATTAGAAGAGAATAGAAAGTTATTAGATGATATCGAATTAGGTCAAACAGAAAAACCAAAAGATTTTAAACTTCCTCCAACAAAATTTTTCCAAAAAGGACCAAAAGATAATAAATCTAAAGTTTCTGAAAGTGTAATTGATCAAAAAATCTGTGATTTATTAGATAAACTTTCAATGTTTAAAATTGAAGGTGATGTTGTAAGAACTTATACAGGTCCAGTTGTAACTACTTTTGAGTTTAAACCAGCACCAAATGTAAAAGTTTCAAAAATATTAAATCTTCAAGATGATTTAGCAATGGCACTTAAAGCTCAAACTATCAGAATTCAAGCTCCAATTCCTGGAAAAGATGTAGTTGGTATTGAAGTTCCAAATGAAGATAGTCAAATTATTTTCTTAAGAGAGATGTTAGACAGTGAACTTTTCCAAAATGCAAAATCACCTTTAACAATGATTTTAGGAAAAGACATAGTTGGTAAACCTTTTGTTACAGATTTAAAAAAGCTTCCTCACTTACTTATTGCAGGAACAACTGGTTCTGGTAAGTCTGTTGGTATTAACTCAATGATTTTATCTCTTCTGTATAAGAATTCACCAGATACTTTAAAGCTTGTGATGATTGATCCTAAGATGCTAGAGTTTTCTATGTATAATGACATTCCACATTTATTAACACCTGTTATTACAAAAGCCGGGGATGCAATTAATGCTTTATCGAATATGGTAAGTGAGATGGAGAGAAGATATACTTTAATGTCTCAAACAAAAACAAAGAATATTGAAAACTTCAATGAAAAAGCATTAAAACATGGCCATGATAAAATGCCATACATTGTTGTTGTTATTGATGAGTTAGCTGACCTTATGATGACAAGTGGTAAAGATGTTGAATATTCAATTGCAAGACTTGCTCAAATGGCAAGAGCAGCAGGTATTCACTTAATAGTTGCTACTCAAAGACCATCTGTTGATGTAGTAACAGGATTAATTAAAGCAAATTTACCAAGTAGACTATCTTATAAAGTAGGTCAAAAAGTAGATTCTAAAATTATTCTTGATTCAATGGGTGCAGAGTCTTTACTTGGAAGAGGAGATATGTTATTTACTCCTCCTGGAACTTCTGGTCTTGTAAGAATTCATGCTCCTTGGTCAAAAGAAGAAGAGATTGAAGAAGTTGTTGAATTCTTAAAAGCTCAAAGAGAAGTAGAATATGATATGAACTTTATTAAAGATTCTAATTCATCAAGTTTAGGTGCAACTTCATCCGATGCAGAACTTGGAGATTTAGATGAATTATATGAAGATGCAAAACAAGTTGTTTTAACTGATAAAAAGACTTCAATCTCATATATACAAAGAAAACTTAGAATTGGATATAACAGAGCTGCTACAATTGTAGAACAATTAGAGCAAACAGGAGTACTTTCAGAAGCAAATACTAAAGGAAATAGAGAAATTTTAGTATAA
- the lpxD gene encoding UDP-3-O-(3-hydroxymyristoyl)glucosamine N-acyltransferase — MTLQEIAKTLELECDSKIEISGLNTLKDSNENELTFLENKKYIKDLQNTKAAAVLVKQEHASSVPSGTIALVCDEPYLFLAKTSKLFAPNIIEVEGAKPSIGDGTKVMPNVYIGKGSSVGKDCTIMAGAYIGDNVNIGNNTVLHPNTTIYRDCNIGSDCIIHAGTVIGSDGFGFANTKDGKYIKIYQNGNVEIGNDVEIGANCTIDRAVFKSTIIEDGVRIDNLVHIGHNCKLSRGCILTGQVGLSGSTTLGQYVIMGGQSATAGHLEIAPFTTIAARGGVTKSITEPKKSWAGFPLMDHKQWLRLQGRIAKLLK, encoded by the coding sequence ATGACACTACAAGAAATAGCAAAAACTTTAGAGTTAGAGTGTGATAGTAAGATTGAAATATCTGGATTAAATACTCTTAAAGACTCAAATGAAAATGAATTAACTTTCTTAGAAAACAAAAAATACATAAAAGATTTACAAAATACAAAAGCAGCAGCAGTTTTAGTAAAACAAGAACATGCTTCAAGTGTTCCAAGTGGTACTATAGCTTTAGTTTGTGATGAGCCTTACTTATTTTTAGCAAAAACTAGTAAACTTTTTGCACCAAATATAATTGAAGTTGAAGGTGCAAAGCCATCAATTGGTGATGGTACAAAAGTTATGCCAAATGTTTATATTGGAAAAGGTTCATCAGTTGGTAAAGACTGTACTATTATGGCAGGTGCTTATATTGGTGATAATGTAAATATTGGTAATAACACAGTTTTACATCCAAATACTACTATTTATAGAGATTGTAATATTGGAAGTGATTGTATTATTCATGCAGGAACTGTTATTGGAAGTGATGGTTTTGGTTTTGCAAATACAAAAGATGGAAAATATATTAAAATCTATCAAAACGGAAATGTAGAAATTGGAAATGATGTAGAAATTGGTGCAAACTGTACTATTGATAGGGCAGTATTTAAATCTACTATTATTGAAGATGGTGTAAGAATTGATAATCTAGTTCATATAGGACATAATTGTAAATTATCAAGAGGTTGTATTCTTACAGGTCAAGTTGGACTTTCAGGTTCAACTACTCTTGGTCAATATGTAATCATGGGTGGTCAAAGTGCAACAGCAGGTCACTTAGAAATCGCACCATTTACAACAATTGCAGCACGTGGTGGAGTAACTAAATCAATTACGGAACCTAAAAAGTCTTGGGCAGGTTTCCCTTTAATGGACCATAAACAATGGTTAAGATTACAGGGTAGAATTGCAAAATTATTAAAGTAA
- the ilvN gene encoding acetolactate synthase small subunit, whose protein sequence is MNNFNHYYDTETTRQVISVIVMNENSVLSRIVGLFSARGYNIDSLTVAPIEESEYSRMTIVTTGDKRIIDQIVKQLNKLIPVLKVNEHKNVIEKDTVIMKFSIDNNLSDIDVIARAYHGSIQNVTDEAIIVSATDSSSRIMNFIKIMQKFNPLEVVRSGIVAMER, encoded by the coding sequence ATGAATAATTTTAATCACTATTATGACACTGAAACTACAAGACAGGTTATTTCTGTCATTGTAATGAATGAAAACAGTGTTTTATCAAGAATAGTTGGATTATTCTCTGCAAGAGGTTATAATATTGACTCTTTAACAGTAGCTCCAATTGAAGAAAGTGAATATTCAAGAATGACAATTGTTACAACTGGAGATAAAAGAATTATTGATCAAATTGTAAAGCAATTAAATAAATTAATTCCTGTATTAAAAGTAAATGAACATAAAAATGTAATTGAAAAAGATACAGTAATAATGAAGTTTTCAATTGATAATAATTTATCTGATATTGATGTAATTGCTAGAGCTTATCATGGTTCTATTCAAAATGTTACAGATGAAGCTATTATTGTATCCGCAACTGATTCTAGTTCTAGAATCATGAACTTTATTAAAATTATGCAAAAATTCAATCCACTTGAAGTAGTAAGAAGTGGTATTGTAGCAATGGAAAGATAA
- a CDS encoding acetolactate synthase large subunit — protein MKMTGAKMVVESLHQEGVEVVFGYPGGAIMNVYDEIYKQNYFEHILNRHEQASIIAAQGYARSTGKVGVAIVTSGPGFTNAVTGLADAYMDSIPLVVISGQVPTTIIGTDGFQEIDAVGISRPCTKHNYLVNDIDDLPRIINEAFHIASTGRPGPVHVDIPKDITAEISNFNYPTKLHLPTYKPTVNYNKRQLKKAMTAISKAKKPLLYIGGGAVLSNCGYEIREFAKKANIPAVETLMARGVMGHDNPLFFGMLGMHGEFAANMAAYETDLLISLGARFDDRVTGRLDQFAAKAKVIHVDIDPTSIGKLVTPDYPIVGDLKLTVEAMIEASNEAEFNDYSNWVELLTEYREKEPLRYNDSNEVIKPQWPIERVGQLLGERAIVSTDVGQHQMWTAQFYPFAYPRQWITSGGLGTMGFGLPAAMGVARAFKDTDKVSVNFTGDGSILMNIQELMTCVESDLPVINIILNNNYLGMVRQWQTMFYENRLSETDLSMQPDFIKLVEAFGGVGYRVTTKEEFDAALKDAIEKKKPAMIDVVVARDEDVLPMVPNGHALNEMTLIEGAK, from the coding sequence ATGAAAATGACGGGCGCAAAAATGGTTGTAGAATCATTACATCAAGAAGGGGTAGAAGTAGTATTTGGATACCCTGGAGGCGCTATTATGAACGTCTACGATGAAATATACAAGCAAAATTACTTTGAACATATATTAAATAGACATGAACAAGCATCAATTATAGCTGCACAAGGTTATGCAAGATCAACTGGTAAAGTTGGTGTTGCTATTGTAACATCAGGTCCTGGTTTTACAAATGCAGTAACTGGTTTAGCTGATGCTTACATGGATTCTATTCCTTTGGTTGTTATTTCAGGGCAGGTTCCAACTACGATTATTGGAACTGATGGCTTTCAAGAAATAGACGCTGTTGGTATTTCAAGACCATGTACTAAACACAATTATTTAGTAAATGATATTGATGATTTACCAAGAATTATAAATGAAGCATTCCATATAGCAAGTACTGGAAGACCAGGTCCAGTACATGTTGATATCCCAAAAGATATCACAGCAGAAATTTCTAATTTTAATTATCCAACGAAGCTTCATTTGCCAACTTATAAGCCAACTGTTAATTACAACAAAAGGCAATTAAAAAAGGCAATGACGGCTATATCAAAAGCTAAAAAGCCTTTATTATATATTGGTGGAGGAGCTGTACTTTCAAATTGTGGATATGAGATTAGAGAGTTTGCTAAAAAAGCAAATATTCCAGCTGTTGAGACATTAATGGCAAGAGGAGTAATGGGTCATGATAATCCATTATTCTTTGGTATGTTAGGTATGCATGGTGAATTTGCAGCAAATATGGCTGCTTATGAGACAGATTTATTAATCTCACTTGGTGCAAGATTTGATGATAGAGTAACTGGAAGACTTGATCAATTTGCTGCAAAAGCAAAGGTTATTCATGTTGATATTGACCCTACAAGTATTGGAAAACTAGTTACACCTGATTATCCAATTGTTGGAGATTTAAAACTTACAGTTGAAGCAATGATTGAAGCTTCTAATGAAGCAGAATTCAATGATTATTCAAACTGGGTTGAATTATTAACAGAATATAGAGAAAAAGAGCCATTAAGATACAATGACTCAAATGAAGTTATTAAACCACAATGGCCAATTGAAAGAGTTGGACAGTTACTAGGTGAAAGAGCTATTGTTTCTACAGATGTTGGACAACACCAAATGTGGACAGCTCAGTTTTATCCATTTGCTTATCCTAGACAATGGATAACTTCTGGTGGTTTAGGAACTATGGGATTCGGATTACCAGCTGCAATGGGTGTAGCAAGAGCTTTTAAAGATACAGATAAGGTATCTGTTAACTTTACAGGTGATGGTTCAATTCTTATGAATATTCAAGAACTTATGACATGTGTAGAGAGTGATTTACCAGTAATTAATATTATTTTAAATAATAACTACCTTGGTATGGTAAGACAGTGGCAAACTATGTTCTATGAAAATAGATTATCGGAAACAGATTTATCTATGCAACCTGACTTTATCAAGCTTGTGGAAGCTTTTGGTGGAGTTGGATATAGAGTTACAACAAAAGAAGAGTTTGATGCTGCACTTAAAGATGCAATTGAGAAGAAAAAACCTGCAATGATTGATGTTGTAGTAGCAAGAGATGAAGATGTACTTCCAATGGTACCAAACGGTCATGCCTTAAATGAAATGACTTTAATTGAAGGAGCTAAGTAA
- a CDS encoding flagellin, which translates to MEVNNINNNISTLNNAPLSPQTGRTQQSEKIENVENASLVLSVNQYNQKRDELSLNIQSINEGLAITKISENSLEKQQDFLSNIQDKLQKVENGEFEARDKNDIKQDINEDLKNFNQLAYETKFNNQTLLSKESTDENTTIEINTSNNNFSIERPNTPQLANDIFGELNEANLNSLPDLQRVSKQVEEASRQLQAVTSEFTEFGNKLESSAKENIVEQQNLYNQNKSNQLRDFGKESTDFNKTNVNANAGYLAASQANIVQEQSVRLLS; encoded by the coding sequence ATGGAAGTAAATAATATTAACAATAATATTAGTACCCTAAATAATGCCCCGTTATCCCCTCAAACAGGTAGAACTCAACAAAGTGAAAAAATTGAGAATGTAGAAAATGCATCCCTTGTTTTATCAGTTAATCAGTACAACCAAAAAAGAGATGAGTTATCGCTAAATATACAAAGCATAAATGAAGGGCTTGCTATTACAAAAATCTCTGAAAATTCCCTAGAAAAACAACAAGATTTTTTATCAAATATTCAAGATAAACTTCAAAAAGTTGAAAATGGTGAATTTGAAGCAAGAGATAAAAATGATATTAAACAAGATATAAATGAAGATTTAAAAAACTTCAATCAATTAGCTTATGAAACAAAGTTTAATAATCAAACACTTTTAAGCAAAGAATCAACAGATGAAAATACTACTATTGAAATAAATACAAGTAATAATAACTTTTCTATTGAAAGACCAAATACTCCTCAATTAGCAAATGATATTTTTGGGGAATTAAATGAAGCAAATCTAAATAGTCTTCCAGATTTACAAAGAGTTTCAAAACAAGTAGAAGAAGCATCAAGACAACTTCAAGCAGTTACTTCTGAATTTACTGAATTTGGAAACAAATTAGAAAGTAGCGCAAAAGAAAATATAGTTGAGCAACAAAATCTTTACAATCAAAATAAATCAAATCAATTAAGAGATTTTGGTAAAGAATCAACAGATTTTAATAAAACAAATGTAAATGCAAATGCAGGATATTTAGCAGCTTCACAAGCAAATATCGTTCAAGAGCAAAGTGTAAGACTTTTATCTTAA
- a CDS encoding exopolyphosphatase: MNEVVSIDLGSNSFRVLKYDCRNEKILAEYNEVVGMADGLVETNRISKDAMQRVIEAINKSVEIVNYDTKKAVAVTTAAMRKAKNNQEVLKYFKDETGVDFTIIDGKEEARLTLLAVKYALKREKINSSKFILLDIGGGSTEIIVNNNDTYKSHSFDFGIVTMTQEYLHYHALNSDLEKRKKEIKKYLDSLEINLDDYTFVATAGTPTTVAAVKLGQDFFSYDKDVVNGTIVNLDDLQTCLTLLSNSSKEEITKLVGRGRVEFIEVGIFIYQAIYEVLGKSESIVLDDGLREGVAINACLKCKT, encoded by the coding sequence ATGAATGAAGTAGTAAGTATAGATCTAGGTTCAAACTCATTTAGAGTTTTGAAATATGATTGTAGAAATGAAAAGATTCTTGCAGAATATAATGAAGTAGTTGGTATGGCTGATGGCTTAGTTGAAACTAACAGAATCTCAAAAGATGCCATGCAAAGAGTAATAGAGGCTATAAATAAATCTGTAGAAATTGTGAACTATGATACAAAAAAGGCAGTTGCTGTTACAACTGCGGCTATGAGAAAAGCTAAGAATAATCAAGAAGTATTAAAATATTTTAAAGATGAAACAGGTGTAGATTTCACAATTATTGATGGGAAAGAAGAAGCAAGACTAACACTTCTTGCTGTAAAATATGCACTAAAAAGAGAAAAGATTAACTCATCAAAATTTATTTTATTAGATATTGGTGGAGGATCAACTGAAATAATAGTAAATAATAATGATACATATAAGTCGCATAGTTTTGATTTTGGTATTGTAACTATGACACAAGAGTATTTACATTATCATGCCTTAAATTCTGATTTAGAAAAAAGAAAAAAAGAGATTAAGAAGTATTTAGACTCTTTAGAAATAAACCTAGATGATTATACATTTGTAGCAACAGCAGGAACTCCGACAACTGTTGCTGCTGTAAAGCTAGGACAAGATTTTTTCTCTTATGATAAAGATGTAGTAAATGGAACTATTGTAAATTTAGATGATTTACAAACTTGTTTGACACTGCTTTCTAATTCTTCAAAAGAAGAGATTACAAAACTTGTTGGTCGAGGAAGAGTTGAATTTATTGAAGTAGGTATATTCATATATCAAGCAATTTATGAGGTTTTAGGAAAAAGTGAATCAATAGTTTTAGATGATGGTTTAAGAGAGGGTGTTGCTATAAATGCTTGTTTAAAGTGTAAGACTTAA
- a CDS encoding CDP-alcohol phosphatidyltransferase family protein: MTFLFNKNNHFNLANIVTFFNIAAGIFAIYFLTHQEFFAAALFAWLAGGFDIIDGKIARKYNLSTEFGIQLDSYADFLSFVIVPTMYIYFAVIDTKELELNTVLVVFAFVYYVISGLRRLIQFNINSNEGEVSKYFTGVPTPLGAILLWLTYLVYLTGFINETIVLVLMIVIGFLLNSKVKIPHP, translated from the coding sequence ATGACATTTTTGTTTAATAAAAACAATCATTTCAACTTAGCAAATATTGTGACATTTTTTAATATCGCAGCAGGAATATTTGCCATTTATTTTTTAACTCATCAAGAGTTTTTTGCAGCTGCACTTTTTGCATGGCTTGCAGGAGGTTTTGATATTATTGATGGAAAAATTGCAAGAAAGTATAACTTATCAACAGAGTTTGGTATTCAGTTAGATTCTTATGCTGACTTCTTGTCTTTTGTTATTGTTCCAACTATGTATATTTATTTTGCAGTTATAGATACAAAAGAGTTAGAACTAAATACTGTTTTAGTAGTATTTGCATTTGTGTACTATGTTATCTCAGGACTTAGAAGATTAATTCAATTTAATATAAACTCAAATGAGGGTGAAGTATCAAAGTATTTCACAGGAGTTCCTACACCACTTGGAGCAATTTTATTATGGCTTACATACCTTGTGTATTTAACAGGTTTTATAAATGAAACTATAGTTTTAGTACTTATGATTGTAATAGGATTTTTACTAAATTCAAAAGTAAAAATCCCACATCCTTAA
- a CDS encoding GGDEF domain-containing protein, with translation MKYNFFKSVTFKLIMLVFIVMFALITASLIFNSQIDKLKKQIDNIYFGNFIPVVKLEKIQDNYRKIISCRTLRYVCDFKKEQNIIEKEWEYYFSSYKNAKEKEVVNSVDKSIKDTFRVNKLHIFKNIVKKIDYLIEYETQMAFKQRKLFLQDYQSMKNYLLYSVISIIVLSFGLIGFIILQVVKKDNQLRILNKKYKIDSITDGMTKLYNRKYFDTIFDNMPFIANANSWQCAFIILDIDFFKQYNDTYGHDLGDETLKKVANTLKDYFNQKYEFVFRLGGEEFGVVLFDIDETTLQSCLEDINKRIVDLGIEHKGSSILDVVSVSIGAIVYEPNSYISANKLYRLADECLYKSKQSGRNKYHIYKGKQ, from the coding sequence ATGAAATATAATTTTTTTAAATCAGTTACTTTTAAATTGATAATGTTAGTTTTTATTGTAATGTTTGCTTTAATTACAGCTTCACTAATATTTAATTCTCAAATAGACAAATTAAAAAAACAAATTGATAATATATATTTTGGAAACTTTATACCAGTTGTAAAGTTAGAAAAAATTCAGGATAATTATAGGAAGATTATATCTTGTAGAACACTTAGATATGTTTGTGATTTTAAAAAAGAACAAAACATAATAGAAAAAGAGTGGGAGTATTATTTTAGTTCATATAAAAATGCTAAAGAAAAAGAAGTAGTAAATAGTGTAGACAAATCTATAAAAGATACTTTTAGAGTAAATAAACTTCATATATTTAAAAATATTGTAAAAAAGATTGATTACTTAATAGAGTATGAAACACAAATGGCTTTCAAGCAACGTAAGCTTTTTTTACAAGATTACCAAAGTATGAAAAACTATTTACTTTATAGTGTAATATCAATTATAGTTTTATCCTTTGGATTGATTGGTTTTATTATCTTACAAGTGGTAAAAAAAGATAATCAATTAAGAATTTTAAATAAAAAGTATAAAATTGATTCTATTACAGATGGTATGACAAAACTATATAATAGAAAATATTTTGATACTATTTTTGATAATATGCCTTTTATCGCAAATGCAAATAGTTGGCAGTGTGCATTTATTATTTTAGATATTGACTTTTTTAAACAGTACAATGACACTTATGGACATGACTTAGGTGATGAGACATTAAAAAAAGTAGCTAATACTTTAAAAGATTATTTTAATCAAAAATATGAGTTTGTATTTAGATTAGGTGGTGAAGAGTTTGGTGTAGTTTTATTTGATATAGATGAAACTACTTTACAAAGCTGTTTGGAAGACATCAATAAAAGAATAGTTGATTTAGGTATAGAACATAAAGGTAGTAGTATACTTGATGTTGTATCTGTATCTATTGGTGCTATTGTTTATGAACCAAATAGCTATATATCAGCTAATAAATTATATAGATTAGCAGATGAGTGTTTATACAAATCAAAACAGAGTGGTAGAAATAAATACCATATTTATAAAGGAAAACAATGA
- a CDS encoding SulP family inorganic anion transporter yields the protein MLNIKDTFIGKNPKSDILSGLVVAVALVPEAIAFSFIAQVSPIVGLYAAFILGLITALMGGKPGMISGATGAVAIVLVGVSIASKEILIAQGLTGDALSFGIIQYITLTGIVAGTIQILIGLFKMGKFIRLVPQPALHGFVNGLAVVIATSQFKFLDGAGMIMYAIIIGTMAIMYFLPKFTAAIPGGLVAIILFTLGVYITGADTKLVGDLANLTEFKGLLPQFHIPDVILDFDAFMLVLPYAVIVALVGVIESLLTLSVLDEISNTRGSANQECIAQGTGNITCGFFGAMPGCAMIGQSIINYTSGGLGRLSGVVASLGLILLVATLTDLLNVIPVAILVGIMFMVSIGTFEWSSFARITKMPKSDAFVLVTVTGITIVEDLAIAVISGVIISALVFAWNHAKVTAKKHLEEDGSKVYEFDGPLFFGSVTSFNENFDIENDPENIVLDFKDARVMDISGVEAIDAITKKYAEANKKLVIRHLSKDCKKILKNAGQFCTYEEDDPNYKVAINY from the coding sequence TTGTTAAATATAAAAGATACTTTTATAGGAAAAAATCCTAAAAGTGATATTCTATCAGGACTTGTAGTTGCAGTTGCATTAGTACCTGAAGCTATTGCTTTCTCATTTATTGCCCAAGTTAGTCCTATTGTTGGTCTATATGCTGCGTTTATTCTTGGATTAATTACTGCTTTAATGGGTGGAAAGCCTGGTATGATTTCTGGTGCTACTGGTGCGGTTGCTATTGTTTTAGTTGGTGTTAGTATTGCATCAAAAGAGATTTTAATTGCTCAAGGACTAACAGGTGATGCCCTATCATTTGGAATAATTCAGTATATTACACTTACAGGTATTGTTGCAGGAACTATACAAATTCTAATTGGTCTATTCAAAATGGGTAAATTTATTCGTTTAGTACCACAACCAGCTCTTCATGGATTTGTAAATGGTCTTGCTGTTGTTATTGCAACTAGTCAATTCAAATTTTTAGATGGTGCAGGTATGATTATGTATGCTATCATCATTGGAACTATGGCTATTATGTACTTTTTACCTAAGTTTACAGCAGCGATTCCAGGTGGTTTAGTTGCTATCATTCTATTTACACTTGGAGTTTATATTACAGGAGCTGATACTAAACTTGTAGGTGATTTAGCAAACTTAACTGAGTTTAAAGGTTTATTGCCACAATTTCATATACCAGATGTAATTTTAGACTTTGATGCGTTTATGCTTGTACTTCCTTATGCCGTTATTGTTGCACTTGTTGGTGTAATTGAGTCATTATTAACTTTATCAGTTTTAGATGAGATTAGTAATACAAGAGGTAGTGCAAACCAAGAATGTATTGCGCAAGGTACAGGAAATATTACTTGTGGTTTCTTTGGTGCTATGCCAGGATGTGCAATGATTGGTCAATCAATCATCAACTATACATCAGGAGGATTAGGTAGATTATCAGGGGTTGTGGCTTCTCTTGGACTTATTTTATTAGTTGCTACATTAACTGATCTTTTAAATGTAATTCCCGTTGCTATTTTAGTTGGTATTATGTTTATGGTTTCTATTGGTACATTTGAGTGGAGTTCTTTTGCAAGAATTACAAAAATGCCAAAAAGTGATGCTTTTGTACTTGTAACAGTAACTGGTATTACAATTGTTGAAGACTTAGCAATTGCGGTTATTTCAGGTGTAATAATTTCAGCCTTAGTATTTGCTTGGAATCATGCAAAAGTTACTGCTAAAAAACACCTTGAAGAAGATGGTTCAAAAGTATATGAATTTGATGGACCTTTATTTTTTGGAAGTGTTACTTCATTTAACGAAAACTTTGATATTGAAAATGACCCTGAAAATATTGTATTAGACTTTAAAGACGCTAGAGTTATGGATATATCAGGAGTTGAAGCTATTGATGCAATTACAAAAAAATATGCTGAAGCAAATAAAAAACTTGTAATTAGACACTTAAGTAAAGATTGTAAAAAGATTCTTAAAAATGCTGGACAATTCTGTACATATGAAGAAGATGATCCAAACTACAAAGTTGCAATTAACTACTAA